Proteins co-encoded in one Malus domestica chromosome 09, GDT2T_hap1 genomic window:
- the LOC103422676 gene encoding short-chain dehydrogenase reductase 3b-like codes for MSKPRLEGKVALITGGARGIGEEAVRLFAANGAFVVIADILDELGHQVVASIGSDRVSYCHCDVRDENQVENTVNFTLENYGSLYILFSNAGVMGSMTGILDLDIQGFDNTMAINVRGVAATFKHAARAMVARAVRGSIICTTSIAASLGGTAPQAYTTSKHALLGLVRAACSELGAHGIRVNSISPFGVATLFSCKAYNVDPDVAEASISAKGNLKGVVLKARHVAEAALFLATDESGYVSGHNLVVDGRFTVVNHSFSAK; via the exons ATGTCTAAGCCAAG gTTGGAGGGCAAGGTGGCCCTGATAACTGGTGGGGCAAGGGGGATTGGTGAGGAAGCAGTGAGACTATTTGCAGCAAATGGAGCCTTTGTTGTTATTGCAGATATCCTAGACGAATTAGGTCATCAAGTTGTTGCCTCAATCGGTTCAGACAGAGTTAGCTATTGTCATTGCGACGTCAGAGATGAAAACCAAGTTGAAAATACTGTGAACTTCACGTTGGAAAACTACGGCAGCCTCTATATTTTGTTCAGCAATGCAGGTGTCATGGGTTCAATGACTGGCATTTTAGACCTTGACATTCAAGGCTTTGACAACACAATGGCCATAAACGTTCGCGGTGTTGCTGCAACGTTCAAGCACGCGGCGCGAGCCATGGTGGCACGTGCCGTGCGTGGTTCAATCATATGTACCACAAGCATTGCAGCATCTCTCGGAGGCACAGCTCCGCAGGCTTACACCACTTCGAAACATGCTCTATTGGGTTTGGTCAGAGCAGCTTGCAGTGAGCTCGGAGCTCATGGGATTCGAGTTAACAGCATTTCTCCGTTTGGTGTCGCAACCTTGTTTTCATGCAAAGCGTACAATGTGGACCCAGATGTGGCTGAGGCCAGTATCTCCGCCAAGGGAAATTTGAAGGGCGTTGTGTTGAAGGCTAGGCATGTGGCGGAGGCGGCTCTGTTTCTTGCCACCGATGAATCAGGCTATGTCAGTGGACACAACTTGGTTGTCGATGGCAGATTCACGGTGGTTAATCACAGTTTCTCAGCCAAGTAA